In the genome of Ignavibacteria bacterium, one region contains:
- a CDS encoding cytochrome ubiquinol oxidase subunit I: protein MEDVLFARLQMAVSLGFHIIFACIGMTMPFLMATAEYKYNKTGQPVYLELAKAWSKGVAIFFAVGAVSGTVLSFELGLLFPTFMEHAGPIFGMPFSWEGTAFFLEAIALGLFLYGWKRLNKWLHWFVGIVVGISGVASGIFVVAANAWMNSPAGFDWDPITQQASNIDPWAAMFNDAWFSQALHMALAAFVATGFAVAGIHAILLLKDKTNVFHQKAFKIAAVWGGIFAIMMPLSGDYSAKDVAKRQPVKLAAMEAHFHTEAPADLIIGGIPNEQTETVDFAIRIPRALSFLAYGNFDAEVKGLNEFPRENWPPVAITHYAFQIMVGIGSLLMIIALIYFYLLWRKRDKIYNNKFLKLFAIATPLGFIAVEAGWTVTEVGRQPWIIYGIMRTADSVTPMPGLIVPFILFTVLYLFLSVVVIWLLKRQIKAVEIKFKNNPKGITT from the coding sequence ATGGAAGATGTACTCTTCGCACGGCTGCAAATGGCGGTCTCTCTTGGCTTCCACATTATCTTCGCCTGCATAGGCATGACAATGCCGTTCCTTATGGCAACGGCGGAATATAAATACAACAAAACAGGTCAGCCCGTTTATCTCGAGCTTGCAAAAGCATGGTCAAAAGGCGTTGCAATTTTTTTTGCAGTCGGCGCTGTCTCGGGAACGGTGCTTTCGTTTGAGCTCGGACTTCTGTTCCCGACTTTCATGGAGCACGCAGGACCGATTTTTGGAATGCCATTCTCATGGGAAGGAACAGCGTTCTTTCTCGAAGCAATAGCTCTCGGATTGTTTTTATACGGATGGAAACGTCTCAACAAATGGCTTCACTGGTTCGTCGGAATTGTAGTCGGAATCAGCGGAGTTGCATCGGGAATTTTTGTCGTCGCTGCAAATGCATGGATGAACTCACCTGCAGGTTTTGACTGGGACCCTATTACTCAACAAGCATCTAACATCGACCCGTGGGCAGCGATGTTCAACGATGCATGGTTTTCACAAGCGTTGCACATGGCGCTCGCCGCGTTCGTCGCAACGGGATTTGCAGTCGCAGGCATTCACGCAATTTTACTCCTAAAAGATAAAACAAATGTTTTTCATCAGAAAGCTTTCAAGATTGCCGCGGTATGGGGAGGAATCTTTGCCATAATGATGCCGCTCAGCGGCGATTACTCTGCGAAAGATGTTGCTAAACGCCAGCCGGTAAAACTCGCTGCAATGGAAGCGCATTTTCATACCGAAGCTCCCGCAGATTTAATCATCGGCGGAATTCCAAATGAACAAACAGAGACGGTTGACTTTGCAATAAGAATCCCGAGAGCATTAAGTTTTCTTGCTTACGGAAATTTTGATGCTGAGGTAAAAGGTCTGAATGAATTCCCCCGTGAGAACTGGCCTCCTGTTGCAATCACTCACTATGCTTTTCAGATTATGGTTGGGATAGGTTCTCTTTTAATGATAATAGCATTAATTTATTTTTATTTGCTCTGGCGTAAGCGTGATAAGATTTACAACAATAAATTTTTGAAATTGTTTGCAATTGCAACACCGCTTGGTTTCATTGCGGTTGAAGCGGGCTGGACTGTAACCGAAGTCGGCAGACAGCCGTGGATAATCTACGGCATCATGCGGACAGCTGATTCCGTTACCCCGATGCCGGGGCTTATAGTGCCGTTTATTTTATTCACTGTGCTTTATTTGTTTTTATCAGTTGTTGTCATTTGGTTGTTAAAAAGACAAATAAAAGCTGTTGAAATTAAGTTTAAAAATAATCCTAAAGGAATAACAACATAA
- a CDS encoding cytochrome d ubiquinol oxidase subunit II — protein sequence MLEVVIIFLFLSLVLYVLLGGADFGAGIVEFFLKKNKSAAQREIIGKAIGPIWEANHMWLIIIVVILFMGFPDVYSQVSIFLHIPLTCLLVGIVLRGTAFTFRHYDAIKDESQKYYNLIFKYSSLWTSFFFGVVAGALTSQRINPQAINFLDLYVLDWFNLFSIMTGLFTVCIFGFLASVYLIGETNDEDTKKYFIRVGRKLLIAMVVSGGLVFLTSEITSAGLTQRFLDHPFAIITIILTTISLPVLWRALKKEKVLLSRLTAGFQVTMVVLTWVMVYSPYMLIYKNGTGLNLYQAAAPTATITNLAWALLIGSCFILPSLFYLYKVFKSRPTSETNL from the coding sequence ATGCTTGAAGTTGTAATTATATTTTTATTTTTATCTCTTGTGCTGTACGTTCTTCTCGGCGGCGCAGATTTCGGTGCTGGCATTGTTGAATTTTTCTTAAAGAAAAATAAAAGCGCAGCTCAAAGAGAGATTATCGGCAAAGCAATAGGACCAATCTGGGAAGCAAATCACATGTGGCTCATCATCATCGTTGTGATTTTATTCATGGGATTTCCTGATGTTTACTCACAAGTTTCAATTTTTTTGCATATACCTTTGACTTGTTTACTTGTCGGCATTGTTCTGCGGGGAACTGCTTTCACGTTCAGGCATTATGATGCAATCAAAGACGAATCACAAAAATACTATAACCTTATTTTTAAATATTCAAGTTTGTGGACATCATTTTTCTTTGGAGTTGTTGCAGGCGCATTAACCTCGCAAAGAATAAATCCTCAAGCAATAAATTTTTTGGATTTATATGTATTGGATTGGTTCAATCTCTTTTCCATAATGACAGGATTATTCACTGTATGCATATTCGGATTCCTTGCATCGGTTTATCTAATCGGTGAAACGAATGACGAAGACACAAAAAAATATTTCATCAGAGTTGGAAGAAAATTACTGATAGCAATGGTTGTTTCAGGCGGATTGGTTTTTCTAACTTCTGAAATCACAAGCGCAGGATTAACACAAAGATTCCTCGACCATCCTTTTGCAATCATAACAATAATTCTCACTACAATTTCCTTACCGGTTTTATGGCGCGCATTAAAAAAAGAAAAAGTTCTTTTATCAAGATTAACTGCGGGCTTTCAGGTAACAATGGTTGTGCTTACCTGGGTTATGGTTTACTCACCTTATATGTTGATTTACAAAAACGGAACAGGATTGAATTTATACCAGGCTGCTGCTCCAACTGCAACAATAACCAATCTTGCATGGGCGCTCTTAATCGGCTCGTGCTTCATACTTCCTTCTTTATTTTATCTTTACAAAGTTTTTAAATCCCGACCTACATCCGAAACAAATCTTTAA
- a CDS encoding PQQ-binding-like beta-propeller repeat protein — protein sequence MKYLITFIALSCVLLSNNISKSQPRGWEFGDIVWEITVPNNPGTTVQDKQIKSLKQIPDVNGDGVNDVVVATGNYWTLCYSGLNGNLLWQYSTHFGSINTGSVEWEDAMEIADVNNNGVYDVVIGCGGGNEMVYALNGNNGAVLWSYGNPTTTNDGDIEAISIKYDFNSDGIKDVIVSASGVTSGGRHAAICLNAVNGQQIFYSTMSQPFTDDAIAIETGAAIGVNNNGAPYGVVGLNTAGSIVWNYTAPGNIWTLKEIPDINNNGGKDIIGLGGFNSSIFAISGNSGTQIWASNLGSGNNGKICLLDDANGNGSIDFSASAPQVACRVDSKTGTIIWQNPLGSSYLRGIDNLDDITGDGIDDIVIATQLQPRLVVLNGNSGAILFDYSFGTTLNQRGDRAAVLKDIDTNGVNEFLGGNREGRVICFYGGDGTITNIEPETHPVNFSLHQNFPNPFNPSTSIKFELPTKTFATLKVYNVLGKEVAVLLNGEINGGTHEFSFDATGLSSGVYFYTLQTLDYKETKKMLLTK from the coding sequence ATGAAATATTTAATTACTTTTATTGCATTATCGTGTGTTCTGCTTTCAAATAACATTTCAAAGTCACAACCAAGAGGATGGGAGTTTGGCGATATAGTATGGGAAATTACCGTCCCAAATAATCCGGGAACAACGGTTCAGGATAAACAAATCAAAAGCTTAAAACAAATTCCTGATGTTAACGGAGATGGTGTTAATGACGTTGTTGTTGCAACGGGAAATTACTGGACGCTTTGTTACAGCGGACTAAATGGGAATTTACTCTGGCAATACAGTACACACTTTGGGTCAATAAATACCGGTTCCGTTGAGTGGGAAGATGCAATGGAAATTGCTGACGTTAACAACAATGGCGTTTATGATGTTGTAATAGGATGCGGCGGCGGAAATGAAATGGTATATGCTCTTAACGGGAACAACGGAGCAGTATTATGGTCTTACGGAAATCCTACTACAACAAATGACGGTGACATTGAAGCCATCAGCATAAAATATGATTTCAATAGCGATGGAATAAAAGACGTAATTGTGTCTGCAAGCGGCGTAACAAGCGGCGGCAGACATGCAGCAATTTGCCTCAATGCAGTTAACGGGCAGCAAATTTTTTATTCTACCATGTCCCAGCCGTTTACTGATGACGCAATTGCAATTGAAACCGGCGCAGCAATCGGAGTTAATAACAACGGTGCGCCATATGGTGTTGTAGGTCTTAACACTGCAGGAAGCATTGTCTGGAACTATACCGCTCCCGGAAATATATGGACTTTAAAAGAAATTCCTGATATCAATAATAACGGCGGAAAAGATATCATCGGTCTCGGTGGTTTCAATAGTTCAATTTTTGCGATTTCAGGAAACTCAGGTACGCAAATCTGGGCATCAAACTTGGGTTCAGGCAATAACGGCAAAATTTGTTTGCTCGATGATGCAAACGGAAACGGCTCAATAGATTTTTCGGCATCGGCTCCGCAGGTTGCCTGCAGGGTTGACTCAAAAACAGGAACAATCATCTGGCAAAATCCTCTGGGTTCTTCTTATTTGAGAGGCATCGATAATCTTGATGATATTACAGGTGATGGGATTGATGACATAGTTATTGCTACGCAGCTTCAGCCGCGTCTGGTTGTTCTCAATGGCAACAGCGGAGCAATATTGTTTGACTATAGTTTCGGGACAACTTTAAACCAGAGAGGCGATAGAGCTGCCGTTTTAAAAGATATCGATACAAATGGAGTAAATGAATTTCTTGGAGGCAATCGCGAAGGAAGAGTGATTTGTTTTTATGGAGGTGACGGAACCATAACAAACATTGAGCCCGAAACCCATCCTGTTAATTTTAGCTTACACCAAAATTTCCCGAATCCGTTTAATCCTTCAACAAGCATTAAATTTGAATTACCGACAAAAACATTTGCGACTTTGAAAGTTTATAATGTATTAGGAAAAGAAGTAGCTGTACTTTTGAACGGCGAGATTAACGGAGGAACTCATGAATTTTCTTTTGATGCAACAGGGCTTTCATCGGGAGTTTATTTTTATACTTTACAAACTCTTGACTATAAAGAAACAAAAAAAATGCTACTTACAAAATAA
- a CDS encoding YCF48-related protein, which yields MKKLILIILMTIFFTDVFSQISVSGSGWIWQEPMPMGNGIFSIARAPDGTIYICGEHGTLLKRINDSTYITMNPVGEGDLKDIEVIENTQKIVVVGRDGAKITTNAGGSWATLAQGYANLNTVDSKGPNILVAGNNGKILLSVDHGNIFTLAFNNPASDIQKINFLPGADPRAIAIGTNGKIYRSLDGGANWLDVTNPSGGASLLGVSFCDANTGMIVGAFNQILKTTNGGSTWFEILGGPGLPLNEIFMKSASEALAVGANGKIYRTSNGGNNWSVVYTDPYGETIYYIEFFPEEPNNGYAWGWSGQIVTTDGGLTWYNPDINDLREINKVFFFDIFGENGVCVGNAGRISTTSNNGTNWLSASSGTTLDLNSCYFINSSTGWAVGGKDSPQQRIILNTVNGGLTWTTQHTANSGMLHDVEFVNASTGVAVGNFGAILRTTNGGNNWVSISGVTWTMYDIMFLNDNTTGIAVGEGGRIFRTTNTGLNWTQVNVGGFLDTQFGVDFFDANTGISVGSAGSMYRTTDGGLNWVRLPLITQNTLKDITFTIGQTAYACGSNLGNDCSVIKTTDGGLTWTRQNTGTNKLLNALYGIDNNTVYAVGEGGTILKTTNGGAVGIQTISNEIPKTHLLSQNYPNPFNPSTKIKFEVPKSSFVSIKIYNILGKEISTIVNEYLNASTYEVEWNAINYTSGVYFYRMEAGTFIETKRMMLVK from the coding sequence ATGAAAAAATTAATATTAATTATTTTAATGACTATTTTTTTTACCGATGTATTTTCTCAAATCAGTGTTTCAGGTTCGGGCTGGATTTGGCAGGAACCGATGCCTATGGGAAATGGAATATTCAGTATTGCAAGGGCTCCTGATGGAACCATTTACATATGCGGTGAGCACGGTACATTATTGAAAAGAATTAATGATTCAACTTATATCACCATGAATCCTGTTGGTGAAGGAGATTTAAAAGATATAGAGGTTATTGAAAATACTCAAAAAATAGTTGTGGTTGGAAGAGATGGAGCAAAGATTACAACAAATGCAGGAGGCAGCTGGGCAACTCTTGCACAGGGATATGCAAATTTAAATACAGTTGATTCAAAAGGACCAAATATTCTCGTAGCGGGTAATAACGGGAAAATTCTTCTTTCTGTAGACCATGGAAATATATTTACTCTGGCATTTAATAATCCTGCTTCGGACATACAAAAAATAAATTTTCTTCCGGGAGCTGATCCTCGTGCTATAGCAATTGGTACTAACGGAAAGATATACAGAAGCTTGGATGGTGGTGCAAACTGGCTTGATGTAACAAATCCTTCGGGAGGTGCAAGCTTGCTTGGAGTTTCATTTTGTGATGCAAATACGGGAATGATTGTAGGTGCATTTAATCAGATATTAAAAACTACAAATGGAGGAAGCACCTGGTTTGAAATACTGGGAGGTCCCGGTCTGCCTCTTAATGAAATATTTATGAAAAGTGCTTCCGAAGCATTGGCAGTAGGTGCAAACGGTAAAATTTATCGCACTTCAAACGGCGGAAATAACTGGTCAGTGGTTTACACTGATCCATATGGAGAGACTATTTACTACATTGAGTTTTTCCCTGAAGAACCTAATAACGGATATGCTTGGGGATGGTCGGGACAAATAGTAACAACTGATGGAGGGTTAACCTGGTATAACCCCGATATAAATGATTTAAGAGAAATAAATAAAGTATTTTTCTTTGATATATTTGGAGAAAACGGAGTTTGTGTTGGAAATGCAGGCCGCATTTCCACAACATCAAACAATGGTACAAATTGGCTAAGTGCATCAAGTGGAACAACTCTTGATTTGAATTCGTGTTATTTTATTAATTCGTCAACGGGGTGGGCTGTTGGTGGAAAAGACAGTCCTCAACAGCGCATCATTCTTAACACTGTAAACGGCGGTCTGACCTGGACAACACAGCATACGGCAAATTCCGGAATGCTTCATGATGTTGAATTTGTAAATGCATCCACAGGGGTTGCAGTTGGAAATTTCGGTGCGATTTTGCGAACCACTAATGGCGGAAATAACTGGGTAAGCATTTCAGGTGTCACGTGGACTATGTATGATATAATGTTTCTTAATGATAATACAACAGGCATTGCTGTGGGTGAAGGAGGAAGAATATTCAGAACAACGAATACAGGCCTGAATTGGACACAGGTGAATGTTGGAGGTTTTTTGGATACACAGTTTGGGGTGGATTTTTTTGATGCAAACACCGGTATTTCAGTCGGTTCAGCCGGATCAATGTATAGAACTACCGATGGTGGTCTTAACTGGGTTCGGCTGCCGCTTATTACGCAAAATACTTTAAAAGATATTACTTTTACAATTGGTCAGACTGCATATGCATGCGGTTCAAATTTAGGAAATGATTGCTCGGTTATAAAAACTACAGACGGAGGGTTAACATGGACAAGACAAAATACAGGTACAAATAAACTTTTAAATGCTCTTTATGGCATTGATAATAATACAGTGTATGCCGTTGGGGAAGGGGGAACCATACTTAAAACAACAAATGGAGGTGCAGTCGGAATACAAACTATTTCAAATGAAATTCCCAAGACTCACTTGCTTTCTCAAAATTATCCGAATCCTTTTAATCCATCGACAAAAATAAAATTTGAAGTTCCGAAATCATCTTTTGTATCCATAAAGATATATAACATACTTGGGAAGGAAATTTCGACAATTGTTAATGAATATCTAAATGCTTCGACTTATGAAGTAGAATGGAATGCAATTAATTATACAAGCGGAGTATATTTTTACAGGATGGAAGCAGGTACATTTATTGAAACCAAAAGAATGATGTTAGTAAAATAA